In Lolium rigidum isolate FL_2022 chromosome 7, APGP_CSIRO_Lrig_0.1, whole genome shotgun sequence, the DNA window GGGCTGGGCGGGTGGAGCAGCTACCGGGTCAACCGGGCGGAGCAGatgcggaggaggacgcggacgtcAACCGGCGGGGGCGGAGCGGCCaattcgtcgtcgacgacgacttgCCTGTGGAGAGTCCGGCGCCGGTCActgctggtggtggagatgggaAACGAGCAGGGGATGCGGCGCGGGTGTGCGCTTCCAGGGCGGCGGAGCCGGCTGTGGGTGGGCGgtggagcagcgccggcggcgggcacGCGGAACCCTAGCTCGCTCGGGTGTCGATGGACAAAGAGATAGAGCGACGCGAATTAGGAAACGCTGCCTTTTTTCCTTTTTCGTTTTCACTTGTTTAAGAAAGCGTTATACTCTGGAGGGGCAATCTGCTGTAAATAGAAGCAGCGAGAGGGGCAACTCGTCATGTCGGTTGGATTTAGAGCCGAGAAGCTCGGGAAGCCGCCTAGAAACACGTCGCGAGCAGTTTCAGGTATAGTCACAAACACGGTTCTCGGTGGGAATAAGCCGAACCGAGCCGGACACTTCTTTTGGGCTCGGCGGTGTACCTGCCTCGAAGCTTGGCTCaagcaaaagaagtggccctaaaAGGAAGCTGGGGCTAGTTTTGTCCACAACCTAGAGAGCACACACGAGGAGGGGCAGATTTATTACGCCAGTTCTCGTGTGGCCTACAGATCCGATCCGACCCTTGAGGCAGGCAGGTAACTCGTCTCCCAAATTGATTTGATTTTTTCTTTCCACGCACAAATCCGCCTCCGCTTTCCCCATTTCCTCTCTGTATTTTATTCGATTCCCCGGATTAGTTTTTGCGTGCAGGGAGGGAGGCTCACGTACAACCGCCGTAACCGCGCGCGCGCTCTGCCCGGAGCAACCGAAGGCAGGCGACGAGCGCGTCGGATTCGGGGGGAAGCTAGGGTTTCGCCGCGAGATGGACGGACGGGATCAGcagcagccaccgccgccgcagccgcagccgccgcgccTGGGCTCGCCGCCGGCGAACGCGGGTGTCATGATGCCGCAGAACGCCTACGGCCCCGCGCCGGCCATGTCGCCGGGCTCCGCCAATGTTATGCAAGGGATGCCGCTCGCCTTCAACCCCATGGCGTCGCCCACCGCCTCGCCGGCGATGAAGCCGGCGGAAATGCCGGTGGCCATGTACCGGCCCGATTCCGGCCCGCCGGGCATCCAACAACAGCATCCGGGCAGCGGCGGTGGCGCCACCGTCatcagcggcagcggcggggagctcgtgaagaagaagagggggaggcCGAGGAAGTATGGTCCGGACGGGACCCTCGGCATGGGGCCGAAACCTGCCACCGAGGCGGCCAGGCAGTCCGGTGGTGCGGGTTCGAAGTCGAACTCGAATCCTGACGGGAAGCGTAGAGGGCGCCCCCCTGGGTCTGGGAAAAAGAAACAACTCGACGCCTTAGGTAATTTTGGCTGCATCCGCATTGCTCTGAATTCACAAGTAGCAGCAACCTTCTCAATAAGGCGGCATGTCTTTTTTTTTTATGTTCAAACGTCATGTTTGGACAGACTTGAATTGTGTCTCCACATTTTAAATTATTTTGGAAGGAATTAAATAGGTTAGAATAATGCAGGCAGTTGAAAAGTACACATGTGCTTTATCTTAGACTACTTAGTTATGCACAGAGCAGCCTAGTCTTTTAATATTAGACAGTAGACATGTTGCTTTTTTATTTATAGTAATAAGATTCTTCTATGAATGTATATATTACTTTGCTTATATTTCTATCTTGCCTCAAGCTGTAACTTTTGCATTTTGCAGCATAAAAGGGCATTAAATGATTTGGTGTATCGATTGGTTAAAGTTTATCTTTCCCAGTTTTTTTAAAAGTTTCTCTTTGCCGTATTAGACACGTTTTGAAGCCTGTTTGGTGCCTTTATATCGGATCAAAAATAATAATTTGATGACCCTCTTTGAACCAAATTAATTTTGCTACCTTTGTCgaaccattttttttttttttggcgacTGCGGAATGATCATTGTGATATTCTAATTGCTGATTTGCAGGTTCTTCCGGGACATCATTTACTCCTCACATAATAACCGTGAAGCCAAATGAGGTATCCTCTCTGCTGTCTTTTTGCTTACATCCATGATGTATATGCTTGCCTGGTCTGATTGTTTTTAAGCTGCACTTGGAGAATTATTCCGTGGAAAAATTAAATAGACCGCCCTGCTAGCTACCAGTATTGGTTCAGAACAAAACTAGATATTCATGAACATGCTGCCTTATGTTGAAAATCTTTGACTACCCCTTGGTGAATCGCAAATCATTTGTTGATGGATGCCTGATAAGGTTCAAAATGACAAAAAATCACTTCCATGTGCCTCTTAGAACAAACAGAAAACAGAAGTAGCATGTTTTGAAGTTTTTATCCTCTTGACTTTTTTCTCTTGTTACAGAGTCTAATTAAATGTTGCTGGTCCTCTTATTTTCTCCATGCCATTACTGCATATTTATTTTTACAGTATCCAACTTACTGCTGATCTGTAGGATGCATGGAAAAATGCTTACAGGATGTACTTACAAATCTATGAGATTGTTCATTCACATGAATAAATAATTATAGCTTCATAGATTCATTCATCTACAAGTAGTCTTATATTTTCCAATTGTCGACAATTGCAACATCAATCTACTACCCACTAATAGTAGATAATTCTTGAGCCTATTCCTTGCTTGTACCTGATGTCTGAAATCCAGACTATCTAGCACGCATTGGCATTTATGCATCAATTCATTTTCTTTTCAGGATGTTGCTTCAAAAATATTGTCCTTTTCGCAACAAGGTCCACGTACTACATGTATAATCTCAGCAACTGGTTCGCTGTGCACAGCAACACTCCGTCAACCAGCAACCTCTGGTGGGATAGTAACATACGAGGTACATTCAGGCACATGCCAAGAACTTGGAGCAATGTTTAGtttttgccttttatttttgtGTGAAATAGTAATGTACCTGCTCAAGCTCAAAGACCTACCATAGCATCATAGTCTGGTTTTGCATTACTCTGTTGAGAGCCATTGCCTATGGTCTATAAAATGTTTGTTTCTTATTTGGTAGTACCAAATGCCAAATTATACATATGCATTGATTTAAAAAAATTGTCATATTCTATTTCCATTGTGGTCTGCTACTTCATTGGTTTGCCAGTAAGTGTCTCTGTTTGCTTACTCGTTATGAACCCAGTATGGAGTTCGTTCACTTCTCGTCTGTTTGTTTGACAATGTAGTCTCCgagaatagaaaaagaaatagctaGTATGTTGTTCTATGTTACATCCCAGCTTGGCATGCAACATGAAAACGAATGTGAAATTTTAATATCCTTGCTCTCTCATACAGTGCAAATGATTAAATATGATTTTAAGAGCATCAGGTTTTGGGGTCTATTCATTCTAGAGCTTGTGATAGTTTATTGGTACCTCCATATACCATATGGTCAGAATACAAAGTCACATCACAAATATTTTGTTGGAATTTTGTAATGCAATTACAGTTTTCTATCATACAAATTCAATATGTAAAACATATGAATTGCAGTACTGTTATTTGTCTCAGGGCCACTATGAAATTCTCTCTCTGTCGGGCTCATATCTGCTTGCCGAGGATGGTGACACTCGTAGCAGGACCGGTGGTTTGAGCGTGGCACTGGCTGGAAGGGATGGACGTATTGTAGGAGGCAGTGTTGCTGGAATGCTTATGGCTGCCACGCTCGTCCAGGTTCTTGAATTCATCTCCTCTTTGCACTTTGTTTTCAACTGGCATCTTCCTCGAAATCAGCATGACAAGAGGCCTCCGTTGACAGGTTTTCATGTGTTTCAGGTTGTGGTGGGCAGCTTCATTGCTGAAGGTAAAAAGCCCAAGGAAGAACAAGTGAAACGTGAGCCAACGTCAGCACCGATGCAGACAGCCGGCTTTGTTGCAGCAGCCTCAGCTGCTAGTCCTGCATCCGATGGAACATCGAGTGATCACTCTGATGACCCAGGGAGCCCCATGGGACCTAGTCCTAACGGCAGCGCGTTAAACAACGCAGGCCATCCCATTCACGCTTCATATGCTCCTGTGGGCTGGTCCCTTTCCGGGAACCAAAGCCGCTACGATCCAGACCTGAAGATCATGAACGACTAATGGCTTAGCTTGCAGCTTTGCTTCTAGTATTTGACCTAGCAGAGTATAGGGTTCAGGAGTTCCTGCACCGGCGCCAGCTTCATTGTCGGCCAATAATTCGGTGTGCTAGCAGTAACCGCAGAGCCTGATGGAAGGGCTCAGGAGCAGTAATAAGTAGCTTCAAGGCATGCACGTCTTGCCCTGTTATTGTAGTTTTTAGCTGGTATCTCGTATCTGCTTTCACAGTCAGTAGCTTATGGTTGGAGTTATCGTTTCCCAGTACGGTTTCTATTATCCGTGAATTTGTATTCCTCTTAGTATCATCATGCACGAGTTTGAAATGCCATGTTCTTATTTCATATATTCATGTTTTCAGCATCACTGCATTTTTATATTAACTTAGATTCATGTTTTCTCAAAATATATTAGTAGCTTAGATTCAAATGGCTGGTCTGGAAGCAAGCCACACTGTGGGGAATCAACATCCATTTTGTAGCAATTGGTGTCGTTCTTATTTCAGCGAAACATCTTAGACGGTATGATTTAGGTGTTGTGTCTTTGGTGTCTAGATCATCTTTGCTTATGGGAGGCGTCCCCggaatggtggtgtcgtaggtgcTCTGGTTCAGCACATCTGCCGTGGTCTTTGCCGGAGTTGGTGGTCGGTAGTGAGGATCTTACTCCCCGGGGAGTTCAATAGGGTGTTGATGTTCCAGGTGAATGCCACACGCTGGCCTTGGGCTGTTGTTGAAGATGATGGCGCCTTCGGGCGTCGCTACTCCTTCCTGAAGGCATCATCGTGAAATCTGCCCCTCCTACACCACAAAGGGCAAGGTTTCTTCGGGTCAAAACCCAAATTCCGTTGGAGTTGGCCTGGTGGAGTTCATGTATCTATCTTCTCAAAGGCACCGCCTTGAAGTCCTCTGTGTTTTGTGGGAGTCTTAGTTGTTGTGTAGCGTAGCTTCACCGATGAGGACAAATGATGTCAGGGTGGCGGCCCCGAATGGTTGTTTGTGCCAAGGTGGTGACGTATCAACGAGTTACGACCATGGTGCCATGAGGCATGTGTGTTGTTGTGCTTCAAGGTGTGACGAATCAGTGCCATGAAGATGGCTGGCTCATCGCCCTGTTTTTTTCTCATTTGTTCGGGCGACCGCTGTTGTACAAGTTTTCACTGCTGATAAATCAAAAGTGTGGGCTTGTTGGATCTTTCAAAAAAAGATAGAGTACTTTATCATCATTATCAATTATTTTTATTCAAAGTAACAATGAAATGGCAGAGGATATACTATAAGCTTTACGCCTGGTTAAAGATCTGAGTGTTGAGCACTGGCTCAGCATTGACCATGTACAATGTGGGGTGCTTAGATAGATGCTTACAAATATGAATCAGAGTTTTTTTTAAGCACCGATGCTTATTTCTTTAGAAGAGGTAAGCATCTTTCATATCTATATAAGCAACATTGCTTAATAATAAACGATTTATTTTTTCTAAGTATCTCTCTAGACACCTTGCATTTTACATGTAAAATGCTCCTTAAACATAATGGGAAACAAATGCTTAACCATCGACCCACCCACGTCCACCGCGCACACCGAAGGCCGCAACTGTTTCTCCTCGATCTTCCGCGGccctaaccccccccccccccccccaacaacAATGTGGTTGTGCTCTCGAACCACGGCCTCCAGTGCTACCATTCGCCACCTCTTGAGAGTCGCGCACAAATCCCTTGAAGTAAGAGACAAGAGAGTAAGAAGTACAATCTTCCTTTTGTATCTCCTCCGATACTTAGTTGGACTATTTCCCTTCAGGAATCAATGGGTGGGAGCCTGAAATAtcctcatcttgtgttgcagggtGACAACTATAGTATCTTTGAAGGGAGTCTAAAAACCAAATGATGCTCTGATGAAATTATATGTAATGCATTATTGGTGTATTATTAACTCCCCCTTGTGTGCGAATTTAAGTTTACATTACCATTTTGCCCTTTTATGGTTTTGGGTGAATTTTAATGGTTAAGATATTCTTATTATTGGATTAGTAGCACTTTTATGTGATTTTAAGTCAACAATAATATTTTGAAGTTGGAAATATTTATTACTTCTATTTTTAATTTATTGTAATTTTTAGTACACTAAAGGTATTTAAATACCCTAAATGATTTTCTTCTAGTATTATTTCAATTTTCAACTTATAGTATTAAATTTAGATTTTTGAAAAACTAGAAAAATAAGATTTGTAGTCCTCATATTTTCTATACAAGTAAGTTCGTTTACCCCCACTCCTTCTCCTAGCTCTCTAATGTGATCACTTTGTGTGTACTTAATAGAGTTTCTGCTACTGGCGCGCATGGCCATGTGCATTCTGCGGTTCATACTTTTtgtatgcatgattgggtccTCGTTTAGCTATGTTGAGTAGTTTTGAGTTGTTCTTATTCATGATTTAGTTTATTTACCGCTTCATTAACTAGGATTGCTTCCCGATTCTAGGTATTAACAAAACGAATGTTCAAATTTTGTGTGCTCTCTATTGATATCTTGAGCTTAATTAGGGTTATGTCTTGATGTTTTAGCTAGTATAATGCATGTAGTTCATAGATTATGCACTCTATGGTCTTGGTTGTGTCTATGTTTCATGCCTCTTTAGGGTTATTTCTGTGAAATGGGACTGAACATGAATAATTCTTACGAGTGCTAGAGGTGCTAGTGCCGCATCCAACAATATGAGGTATGATGATTATGATCTACTGGTACAAACAATAAGTGTTGATCCTCTGTATCAATGACTAGGGTTGCTACTTCTAAGTGCTAGAACTAAGCCTTGGTAGCTTTAAGAACTACTTATTCCTGGTAGCTATTGAAGAACAACTTACTGACATCCTACCTTCTTCTCAAGAGCTTGCTTGCTCTCAAagatctctctctccctctccctctctctctcatgaTTGTGTTTTCAGTCTAGACTGAGATGTGAGTTTTGATCTATGGGGTTTGGGATCCTAGATATTTATAGAGTAGCCTAAGGCTTGTGCTCTTGACACCTTACTGCCATGTAGTTAGTGACTAAGGTGTTCTACTGTTTCATGCCACCTCTCTGTTGGATTCAGGTGTAGGGGTGATGTATTCGGTGATCAGTTAACTCTCTTTTTGCTCGGTTGTGGGTTTTCCTACTTAGGTGTGTAGTGTTTGATTGCATTTATGTCCTAGGGTTCAGTTTGGAGAGTCATTTCATTTATATTTGTTCTTGGTTATTCCAGGAATTAATTCCTCTAGCTATTAGCTTATTTCCTTATTGTTCTTAGGTTTGTAGAGAATGCATTTACTTATGTTTGTTTAAATAACTTGATGAACAGTTAAATGTTCATTAAGATTTATTTCATTTGGTTTTTATAGGGATCCAATTTAAATCGATGTTGATGTTCCTTGATTATGTGAGCTTAACTTAGTTGCTTTTGGTCAGTTTGAATAATTCCTAGTCAATTTACTACTCTTGGGTTCTACTGTTgactaatgttgttgatgaattcTACTGGTCTCTTTTGTAGGTGATTACTATATCTTTACTTTGTCTAAGTTTAAATTCAACAATTGTGGAAGGCATGTTCCTTTTGTATTGGAGCTATATATTCTATTCTCTGAAGTTTGTATTTGACTTTAATTGCCTAAACCCTCACTAATGTTTCTCGGAATTCTTCCTGGGAACATTTCCCTTTGGATCCTAGACCAAATTGATTCAATTTTCTATTTGTGACTTGCAGCTTTAGAAGTTGAAGATGAGAAGTAAAaaatcacaatatatatatatgttgttacTAGATTTTTTTTGTAGTTTGTAATAGGATTctatcactatatttttattttgttttaattttCACTTAAATGACCTTGTAATAAATTGATTATCAAATTTAATAAAATTCCAATTCTTGTCCAACTTGTTTCATATTTTCTGAATTTGATCGTATTTTATATGAAGATTTGAATTTAACCTTAGGTTTAATTTATTTGAACCTTTAAACCTGAGGTTGAATACTAATTGTTGTAATACTTGTAGATGAGTGTGTTAAGCATAGTTTTAATGACTTGACCCCTTTGTAAATACAAAGGCATATTCAAAATATGAATCCAATTCCCACGGGTGACTTAATTAATTTCAACCCTAGATTGAAATTTCAATCGCTCTGCACCTCAAAAGAAAAGTTTGAAACTTCCCCACGTTTTCATGTATGCATTAAATTCAAATGCACAATTACATCTTATACCCTTCCCTACTCCTATATTATTGGGGATTTACAGTTTATCACTTTACGATATAAAGCATTGGTCTTACCTAGTTCAAAAAAATATTTATTGAAAAATATGGTTTCTTTAACAATTAAATGTTAAAGAAAACAACATGGTACATAACCATCGATTGCGATTCTAGAAGTTACATAGGAAAATAAGATGAAAAATTAGCCAAGAAAATATTCGGCCTCGCACTAGCCAAGGAAAATaagattaaaaataataaattttcTCCTCTATGACTTCATCCGGCCTCGCACTAGCTAGTATAAGTTTTCCCAATAATACTAGTCATGAGATGCCGAGCTACATGGGAAAATTAGCCCTGCTGGTTTTTCTTCCTTGCCTTGCTGTGGGAACTCATGTGACCACCATAGGCTTGATGTGAGTTGAATGTGCGATTGCAAATATTGCATTTGTACGTATGTGAGGCCACAGAACCATTGGAAGTAACACTATCCGAAGTTTCATTTAGGGCACCTACAAAGGTCTTGTATTCCATTGGGGCATGTGTGGATCCTGTGGATGGACCAAGAAAGGCAGGCATACCATAAGGAGCTCCACCAGATAACACCCCATGTTGTACCTGCCGATGTTGTATAGTATTTGGTGTGAAGGGGTGActatttcgagaaaaaaaaaattcaa includes these proteins:
- the LOC124677154 gene encoding AT-hook motif nuclear-localized protein 10-like; this translates as MDGRDQQQPPPPQPQPPRLGSPPANAGVMMPQNAYGPAPAMSPGSANVMQGMPLAFNPMASPTASPAMKPAEMPVAMYRPDSGPPGIQQQHPGSGGGATVISGSGGELVKKKRGRPRKYGPDGTLGMGPKPATEAARQSGGAGSKSNSNPDGKRRGRPPGSGKKKQLDALGSSGTSFTPHIITVKPNEDVASKILSFSQQGPRTTCIISATGSLCTATLRQPATSGGIVTYEGHYEILSLSGSYLLAEDGDTRSRTGGLSVALAGRDGRIVGGSVAGMLMAATLVQVVVGSFIAEGKKPKEEQVKREPTSAPMQTAGFVAAASAASPASDGTSSDHSDDPGSPMGPSPNGSALNNAGHPIHASYAPVGWSLSGNQSRYDPDLKIMND